The Candidatus Auribacterota bacterium genome contains the following window.
CGTTGCACGCACCTGGGCAGGAGCACGAGCAGTTTCCCGCCCGCCGCCCGTTTTTTTGCCCATCGGGCGATTCGGTTATTGAACGCGATGCACGAGGCGGAAACAACATCCCTCGATTGACCGATGAGCCCGCCGAGCATCCGGCAGAGAGGGAACAGCGCCATAATCAACACCCGACGCGGCGCGAACGGAATGAATCCTAAAAGATCCCTGTTGGCTGAAAAGGAGAGCACCTCAAGAATGAGGAAACATGCGCATGCGGCAACCGGGACAGCGAGCAGCAGGAATGCGGCCCCCGTGAGCGAGGGATGCCAGGCGTTGAGCTGTGCGCGCATGAGATAGCAGAGGGCAGCGGCGCCGAGGGCGAAAATCAGGCACCACGCGAACGCGAGGAGAGCATAGAGCGCCGGGCTGGCCGCTCCTTCCCGGCCCTGCCTCGTTTTTTCTGATTCTCCGCCGCCTCTATGTGCGTGGGATATGTCTTTCATGTACAATTCCATCCATGTAGCGCGAGCCCCTGCTCCGCCACTCCCCTATTCCCCGAGCTCCTCTAGCCACTCCTTCACGCGCGGCGCGTCCTCAGCGTTGGGCTTGAGCGTGAGATATGCCTTGAAATGCTCCACCGCCGCTTGAGGTTTGCCTGCCTGATTTCTGTAAATCTGGGCGAGGTTGAAATGCGCGTCCCCATCGCGGGGGTTGAGTCGGATCGCATTCTCGTATTCCTCGATAGCCCTTCCATAGTCTCGCTCGTCTGAGTAGAGTACCCCGAGTTGAAAATGGGCGGGGGCGAAATCAGGGTCAACCCTCAACGTCTCCAGGAACCCCTCCTCAGCCTTCTCCTTCTCGCCGAGCCTGCCATAGCACACCCCGAGGTTATACCACGCGAACTTCGTGCCGGGGTTCAGTTCCCTTGCCTTCGTGAACGCCTCAACCGCTTTCCCATACATGCCTGATTTCTCGTACACATTGCCAAGGTCGAACCATGCGGTGCTCACCTGCGGCTGCGATTCGAGCGCCCTCCTGTAAAATGCGACGCTCTTCATCGCGGGGAACCCCGCGCCGTAGCGGACACCTCCGGCGAACTCATTGATATACGCCATGCCGAGGCAGGCCTGGGCAGAGCGCGGGTTGCGGCCGAGAAGAGCCGCGTAGAGCTT
Protein-coding sequences here:
- a CDS encoding DUF116 domain-containing protein, with amino-acid sequence MKDISHAHRGGGESEKTRQGREGAASPALYALLAFAWCLIFALGAAALCYLMRAQLNAWHPSLTGAAFLLLAVPVAACACFLILEVLSFSANRDLLGFIPFAPRRVLIMALFPLCRMLGGLIGQSRDVVSASCIAFNNRIARWAKKRAAGGKLLVLLPRCVQRSECRQDLIASVINCQRCGRCAIAHLVGLMEKHSFAMAVVTGGELARKIVLDLAPSSVIAIACESELIKGLQEISRIPVIAIPNRRPEGPCRDTVIDLEKFERALHSFSSPRRRDQ